One Streptomyces formicae genomic window, CAGCCGCCGAGGGCCAGCATGGCGACCTGGCCGAGCATCGGCACGGCCTGCAGGGCGGGCGTGTAGCGGGAGTTGAGGCGGATGGTGCGCAGGCGCCCGGCGAAGAGCTTGCGCCCGACCTCCCTGAGCTTCCCGGTCTCCTGTTCCTCCTGCCCGAAGCCCTTCACCACGCGCACGCCGCTGACCGAGCCGTCGACCACACCGGCGACCGCGGCGGCCTGGGCCTGCGCGTACCAGGTGGCGGGGTGCAGCCGGGAGCGGGAGCGGCGGGCGATGAACCAGAGGCCGGGGGCGACGGCCAGGGCGACGAGCGTGAGCGGCAGCGAGAGCCAGGCCATGATCACGATCGAGATCACGAAGAGCAGGATGTTGCCGATGGTCATCGGCAGCATGAAGAGCAGGCCCTGGATCAGCTGGAGGTCGCTCGTCGCCCGGCCCACGACCTGCCCGGTGGACAGCTCGTCCTGGCGCCGCCCGTCCAGCCTGGTGATCGTCCCGTACATCTCGGTGCGCAGGTCGTGCTGGACGTCCAGGGCGAGCCTGCCGCCGTAGTAGCGGCGGATGTAGGTCAGTACGTAGACGAGGAGCGCGGCGCCGAGCAGCGCGCCCGCCCAGGGGCCCATGGTCCTGCCGCCGCCCTGGCCCTCGGCGCCGATGACGTCGTCGATGATCACCTTGGTGATCAGCGGCACCAGGGCCATGACGGCCATGCCCGCCAGCGAGGACCCGAGCGAGAGTACGACGTCCTTCGGATACCGCCACGCGTATCCGACCAGCCGCCGTGCCCATCCCCGTTGCTCTGTCACTCGGTGCCTCCCGCTCGTCTTCCCTGCCGGAAGGCACCAACGTCATGACGGGCGGATTTCATCCCGCCGCAACAAAACCGGGCCCCGTAAGGGGCGCGGGGAACTGCGCGACAAGCCAGAGCGGAGCCGCGGCGAAGGACTCAGCTGCTCGGCACCGCCACGAACGCCTCCTGAGGCGTCTGCGTCGGGGCGTAACGCGCAGTCGTACGCGGCGCCAGATCCTTGTGGATCGCCTTGGCCACGCCCTGGATGGTCGCGACGCCGTAGTTCATGGTGCTGTTGCCGTGCGTGAGCACGGAGATCGTGTAGTCGTGGCCGCCGCCCTTGAAGGCGCCGACGCTGTGCACGCGCCAGCCGTGGGTGGACCGCTGGAGCCAGCCGTTCTTGACGTGGATCTTGACGGCGGACGGGGCGCCCGCCGGGGTGCCCCAGCGCTGCGCGGAGACGACCTTGTTCATCAGCTTGAGGATGTAGGCGCGCGCGTTGTCGCTCAGGACGGAGTTCTTGGCGGTGATCAGGCCGAGGAGCTTCTGCTCGTCGGTGGCGTTGATCCGGGTCAGGCCCCAGTAGCCGCCGGATCCCGGCACGGTCTTCGTCATCTTGGCGGCCTTGAGGAAGCCGTTGATCTTGCCCGTGCCGAGCTGGCGCCAGAGCTTGCTGGTGGCGTTGTTGTCCGACTTGGTGATCATGGCGTACGCGAGGTCCGACTCACGGGCGGACAGCTTCCGCTCGGTCTTCTTCGCGTCCCACAGGAGCGCCGAGAGGACGGTCACCTTGACGACGCTCGCGGAGTCGAAGGAGGTGCCCGCGCGCAGGGTGCAGGTGGTCTTGGTGG contains:
- a CDS encoding serine hydrolase translates to MTHRTSGISRRARVLSAGVAAGLLVPLAAAATPAAAATAPQVSCSSAQAGLAGKLTKDITAALKNRKGTVAVGLYDRTTKTTCTLRAGTSFDSASVVKVTVLSALLWDAKKTERKLSARESDLAYAMITKSDNNATSKLWRQLGTGKINGFLKAAKMTKTVPGSGGYWGLTRINATDEQKLLGLITAKNSVLSDNARAYILKLMNKVVSAQRWGTPAGAPSAVKIHVKNGWLQRSTHGWRVHSVGAFKGGGHDYTISVLTHGNSTMNYGVATIQGVAKAIHKDLAPRTTARYAPTQTPQEAFVAVPSS